Proteins from a single region of Papaver somniferum cultivar HN1 unplaced genomic scaffold, ASM357369v1 unplaced-scaffold_79, whole genome shotgun sequence:
- the LOC113344650 gene encoding FACT complex subunit SPT16-like: protein MLDQEYRLFGTMWSGDMVFKNFSARLKYQNRHCTEALWDEIIRSDNKEMYMEELRRQRQRRLGRRYLRETALRLGVIKPLVIKPDSRQAIGNIKAKSQALATQRENYKKRKSQGAVDCAATTLVTLRHKYQHTRLFNVSIHPCIVRGRRGKNVTGTLEAHLNGFQYSNSCIPFKINIMYSDIRYAFTQDGDEQSAPFCHLHLHKPILVGTEMTQNIQFRMVLNLGGRKKRPAHGSANFEKELQKIRDDNNRVMREFRLKVDGILDPLPFRLTCDYVDTERGFCGELHLKEHPPFSTIFVFSYFTLVQLNHTPFTVVTLKEIEIVNLVEVGSDMEMFNMTIVFKNFELDVLQIKSIPSAKRISIKGSLHLADVKYYENKQDIPDWGSKLEEIRADPKEFIKNGGWNFLDLETAKNSDSSGDEYSIGSYSSESDSSVESLGNRNSLVSDFPCRFGKYSYKAPGQASDSDPRKEEKKQTTLIQKTWTMAERKQVMVSSDECDSDPEVKGKKATAQTKPSTVRRRRKLVMTEESGEEE from the coding sequence ATGCTAGACCAGGAATACAGATTGTTTGGTACTATGTGGTCTGGTGATATGGTTTTTAAAAACTTCAGTGCCCGATTGAAATATCAGAATCGTCACTGTACTGAAGCTCTCTGGGATGAGATTATCAGGTCTGATAATAAAGAGATGTATATGGAGGAGTTACGCAGGCAGAGACAGCGGAGACTCGGCCGCAGATATCTCAGAGAGACTGCCTTGAGGTTAGGTGTGATTAAGCCACTGGTGATCAAGCCTGACTCTAGACAAGCCATAGGGAACATAAAAGCAAAATCTCAAGCATTGGCAACGCAGAGGGAAAATTACAAAAAGAGAAAATCTCAAGGAGCTGTAGATTGTGCTGCCACGACATTGGTAACGCTAAGGCACAAATACCAGCATACACGGTTGTTCAATGTGTCAATCCATCCCTGCATAGTAAGAGGACGGCGTGGAAAAAATGTGACTGGTACTCTCGAAGCCCATTTAAACGGTTTCCAGTATTCAAACAGTTGTATTCCCTTTAAGATTAATATTATGTATAGTGATATAAGGTATGCCTTCACTCAAGATGGAGATGAGCAGAGTGCCCCGTTCTGCCACTTGCACTTGCACAAACCGATCTTGGTGGGGACTGAAATGACACAGAATATCCAGTTCCGTATGGTGCTGAACTTagggggaaggaagaagagaCCTGCTCATGGTTCGGCTAACTTTGAAAAAGAGCTGCAAAAGATTAGAGATGATAATAATAGGGTTATGCGGGAGTTTAGACTCAAAGTTGATGGTATTTTGGATCCATTGCCATTTAGGCTTACCTGTGATTATGTGGATACGGAAAGAGGATTCTGTGGCGAGCTTCACTTGAAGGAGCACCCTCCATTTTCAACCATTTTTGTCTTCTCGTACTTTACCCTGGTGCAACTCAATCACACACCTTTCACTGTTGTCACACTGAAAGAGATCGAGATTGTCAATCTGGTGGAAGTTGGGTCTGACATGGAGATGTTTAATATGACAATCGTGTTCAAGAACTTCGAGCTCGATGTGCTTCAGATCAAATCAATTCCTTCAGCAAAGCGCATTAGCATCAAAGGGTCACTTCACCTTGCTGATGTCAAATACTACGAAAATAAGCAGGATATTCCAGATTGGGGGTCAAAACTGGAGGAAATAAGAGCTGACCCAAAGGAGTTCATAAAGAATGGTGGATGGAACTTCCTCGATCTGGAGACTGCTAAGAACTCTGATAGCTCAGGAGATGAGTATAGTATTGGTTCTTACTCCTCAGAATCTGACTCTTCAGTGGAGAGTCTTGGTAATCGCAACAGCCTTGTCTCCGACTTCCCCTGCAGATTTGGTAAATACTCCTACAAAGCACCTGGTCAAGCATCTGATTCAGAcccaagaaaagaagaaaagaaacagacTACATTGATTCAGAAAACATGGACTATGGCAGAAAGAAAACAGGTAATGGTATCATCGGATGAATGTGACTCGGACCCAGAAGTGAAAGGAAAAAAGGCCACAGCACAGACGAAGCCGAGTACGGTAAGAAGACGGAGAAAGTTGGTAATGACCGAAGAATCTGGTGAGGAAGAATAG